A segment of the Solanum lycopersicum chromosome 9, SLM_r2.1 genome:
ATAAtgtggaaaattaaaactttttacatattgaggtatacatagacctctcacatatcatatatggtGCTTACATAGACTCGTCGCTTAGTGAAGTTTACATAGGATTCTCAtttaaacaacataaccaatacATGGAAAATAGTCTAATAACattgtctcacattaaaccatctaaagagtatTACAACATTGGTCATAGACCATACTTTAATACAAACGAGCCACATATCGGCTTACAATTATAGTCTCAAAGATAAAAGAATGAACAAGTGTTTTTagacataacaacttcatagTTAGAATAGTGAAAATGTAACATCGCGAACATGGAGGACCTGCCAATAACTTGGGGAAAATAGTCCAACTCTTCTTGCAAAGTGGCCTCCTATActtcaatggcccgaacctacattgtttagggaaaaggaaataatatgggttagtacaaccacatgtactaagtatggaaacatatgcaagtaaaaccattgaaatcatgcttaaaaggaCATTTAGTTCAAAACCATGCCAAGTTACTTTaaaaagcctttatgcacaatTAAGAACACATACAACCCAATGATTACACATTCACTTAAGACAAGTCCATATTCCACACAAGACtaacatcatcataaagtcAAGTCAACGTGGATATTATCAACATAAggtcatatcaacatgaatgaCATTATACCaagatcatataaacataacaacTCTAAAATAATGTCTCATCAACATTCATgtacaagagttcataacataacATGTAAGACCCTTACCCATAATCCCCTTCCgaagcctacaagtgcaatgcttaTGTGAaaccccataaccccacataatcaagtaaaccaagCAAAGGATCAGAAGCAATGTCTACATTCCATATATCTTGAAATCATGCATATTCATAATAATGTACATCAAACCAGagaaataatatttcatcaatgaaactaacatcTTATAGAATCATTaccatgtaaagtcaacatatacatttcattcatatcataagtacataagaacaacctattaggacttccctcaaggtcAACTTGTGTCATAtataagtagagtcccatacccctacctacactaagtagaaccccttacgtcaccctagttagtgttcactttattactttcattttacTGTCGGGAAAAATCATCTTAACTGGCAAtaaaccatgtgagctaaacatgtcCGTTGTCATGAAATCCTACACCAAAAAAAGGTGGTCTACTTTCCAAAATAGAACCaaatatgaacataacattctaaatgaatccactagctagtattcctatggaggcaacatagttaaggaactaggagatatgtctTGAACCCTTTACATGCCCATTAGCATTGAAGTCTTATATCATGAGAACAAGTGGTGAATCTCCATTCCATTgggggagtcaacacctctcattgtcaagttcactcggtgctaagctaaagtccctttttgaagtgtctttaagtctttcttaatcatcatatcttaGCATAGGCCATAgaagactaaccccttgtatatcatGTTATTAGCTCATTAGGTATTATTGCATGAGAATGTACTTTCATAACAACCCTTTATTTGTGAGATCAACGTAccataatcatatcatagtaaggaaCACAAGTGATTCACATTCAACCTTGTATCATCATACCTTTAACGTGATCTCACAATTcatatagtcaagacatttcatcgTAATCATCACATCATCATCTTCTTAATGAATTACAtacaatacttcaattgaaTACCATTATCAAGTATCAATCATCAACGTTGAAGTAAAGAACTCAAGATCATAAAGTCTTACCACATAGCTTCATAAGACTCCTTCAAGATCTTACCATCAATCCATCCATATTCTTCCataaattcaattaataatataatacaatagtAATCTATacaagaactaagtcaattgtatcatcacttatcAATTCAACCTCAATCCATAACCTAAGGTTAGGGGAAAAGGGTTCAATCATGGTTTCTTCCATAGAACTAGGTAAAAGACTAACAACTACATCAATTAAccaatatataatcataatctataaataaaaattaaagtaaaccaACATCAAATCTATTTGAAAGATCAATTACGAAATTGGAAGAAACCCTATGTTTTTGACTTCATTAgaaacaaattttgaaaaacctctcggggaaagagatcccaagagtgaatagaTTACATACCTTAGGATTCCTTAGTGTTTGATGGAGAATAGATGAAGTCTTGAAGCACTAGTTATACTTgaagcttggtcttcaatggagtctttgaatagagagagaaagtagagataAGTTGGAGAGAATTAGGTTTGGGAAATATGGGTGTTAGGTTAGTTTATTGAGGGTTAGATCTTATATAGTTCCCAAATTAACGTAATTAACCACACAATAACCCTTAATTAATCACCTAAACAACTAACTAATAAGTCATTTAACTTAAAACTTTACAATGAAACTCAACCCCAACTCACGAGACCCTGACTAATGGACCGTCGACTGGACCACGGGCCGTCCTGCTGGTCCGTGGATTAAGTCATAAACTATGTTTTTGTACCTTTttttgtatagtataagtgttgGCCAATGACCACCGTCGATGGGACGTTGAACCATCGACGGTTCGTCAATTGGCTTGTCATTTGGCTACTGTCAATTTGACAGTTTTGGGTCAAATGGAAGGATTCTctccaaggacccttagggtggtccttgggatCGTACCTGGATGTTTTAACCCTTAGCACACTTTAATACATATTCAGCACCTTTTTACCCAATTTCACTAAATTCCGACtcttaaaacctcatgaaacatACCAAGGCACACTAGTGCACATTTCACAATCCTCCGGACGTCATGGTTATTTCTTAATGTTTTGAATCTAAAACTTTCTTATTAGCTccaatacattattttaggcttaGAAACAGTGTTTCAAGTCTTAGTTCTTCTAGTGAGGCTCTAGATTCATGaactttcggagtgttacatgTATGTTGGCTCAATTGAGTAATTAATGATTGTTTATGATGCAATACATGACTTTAGCTATGCACGTGTTCTTGATTAACCTATGATTTTAGGATTAAATTGATATGGTCAAGGGTTATGACATGAAAGAGGTAAATTGAGGGTTTAGATGTGACCTTCTAAGATTGATGTACTTCTTTATGAATTGCTTTAGAATAGATGACCTAGATATAAATTACTTATAAGTAAAGCTTGTATACATGAATGAATTAATTTAGGGCTTATATAATGGATCATGGTTGATTAGTATTGAGGTTACGTTTATTTAATGCTATTTGACTATAATTGGTAAAGGAAAGTTCTAAATTTCTGCACTTTTTCCCTATGTCTTATGCTATGATATGCTACGACGCTTGTATGAGACTTTTCGAAGTATTGTACGTCGTGTCACCTCTAGGGGTAGCCTTGGGTCgtggaaagaagaaaaatacaaagttaaagaaggaaagaatatgattataaaaaaaaatcggTTTCATTTCTCACTGATATGGTCTGAATATGGATGCTCATGTTGACCATTTTGTCCATATTTGTATGAGCTAAAATAGTTTGAAGACCATATTAACGCATTTaacaaaatgaaagaaaatatgagtgatccatttaatttaatatgggCAAAATGGTTTCATTTCACCTATATAGGCTGCCATTGCCACCCCTACTAATATCTGTGCAACTAATTCCCACATTACTAATGTATAACTCTATCCTGCTACCAAACGAACGACCTCTTACCGGTTTCAGTATTTTTCTTAAGTATTCAAAAACTTAACAGGTTTGATATGTGTTTATATACAAATAGCTTACACTAATATTTCATAACTGATGTCTTCGTCAAATTAAACGTTTAACCCATTTTTCAATTGCTTATCTTTCACTattaatttttctcaaattattcttatgaaaataacttaatttcaaCAATTCAAAACAAAATGGTCTCTTATTTAGTGGTTAACGGTTTATAATCAGtgtgaatattttaaaaacattcatacaaaaatataaattatttgatcTTACTACTCAAATTTTTCTAcgtaaaattaaatgaaatgaacAGAATGAAAAGtcgatttattttataataaaacaaatCTTTAGTGTTGCGAAACTGTTATCTTATAAATTTCAACTTCTAAAAAGTTACAAAAATTTACTTCAATAATGTCATTGGAGTacataatatgaaattaaaatatgtgactTGAGTTTTTTTCCCATTACAAGAAATTCATTTcgatcaaatataaataatctCTCTACATATCTATCTGGATGTTATGTTTTTCTCGTTAAAATAAACTTTAGCATCTTTAGTCGTTAGTCAAAACTAACGACTTTATTACATGATAAAATAGAGAAATACAACtttattatatgataaaataGAGAAATACAAATTAAGTTGTGATATTGATATTATCTATACAAAAAAATTGctaaaaaaattttatgttgtattttcaatttaaaattgcagatataaaagatgaaaacataaaaatttatatgaaaagcTTCAGATAAGTAACAATCTAATTATTATAGAACAACCCGGAAAATAGCAAGTCAAACTAGTTCCTCAACATAAGGTTAAAACTATCATAAAAATGACTCCCCGAAGTTTTAGTAAGTTCATTAAGGTTAATATGAGGTAATTGGAATCAAGAACAAGGGGCAATCAATAGAAGCAAAACAAACGTAtaaccaatccatccccaatatgacatcaatatccaacatatcaagttctaccaaatcgACCAAGGTAACTCTATTGGACAATGATATAAGATAAATCCTAAAGACTCTTTAAGCAATAACGGAGTCACTCACTGGGGTAGTACCGAAAAAGGTTAAATTAAAACATTGAGTAACACATTGAACTTCATGGCcactaaaggagttacaaaagataaggTGGTATCGAGATCTAGTAAAACATAGACATTAATGGAAAacacttgtaacataccggtaCAACATCGAGAGATTCCTCTTGATCACCCCTAGAacggagagcatagaagtggttcttcttaggagcattGGAATTTGGAGCACTTGCTTGTTCTTGATTACTCTCCTTTACTTGAGCTTTAATCATGAGACAATCCCTCACATTGTGACCACTCTTTCCACAGCCAAAGCAATTATCCGTTCCAACTAGACATTCACCCATATGTTTCTCACCACATTTGGTACAAGTAGGTTTCTCTATTGGAGAATCACCACCTCTTCCCCTTTGAGatctagggttagacaccctatccttGATAGCCTTGGGGAAATTTGAAGGAACTTGATTGGAGAACCTCCTCTTGAACTTAGGTTTGTCTTGAATTTCCAACTTACCCTTAGAAGTACCTCCTTTGTAGGACCTTGCCCTCTTAGTATCTCTATTCTTCCTCTTAAGACTACCCTCCTCAAATTGTTGAGCATGCACCATCAAACGAGAAATGTCCATGTTGTCATGAAGCATCACCGAACGACACTCTTCCACAAGGTCATCATGCACACTTGTCACAAAGAGGTTCTTTTAATCTCTAGGATTGGACACCAAAGAAGAgacatatttggacaacttagtGAATTTAAAGTGTATTCtagcacactcatacctccttgatgaaggttgatgaactcttccACTTCTGCCTCGTTTTTATCCCTtgggaagaacctatcaagaaattccCTCCAAAAGACTTCTGTCATGATCGGGGAGCACCCTCTAGACGCAACCGGCGTTGTCATCCttgaagaggactaagactagcctcttagtatTAATCATTACATTTCAAAGGtcaaaatgcataaaaattaaaacttaatacATACtgaggtatacatagacctctctCGTACTAATCATATGTATACatatggagtttacttagaaTCCTCGCATAGGAAgcatacataggcttctcgtttagttaatataataaacatataaGGAGTTAGTATAATAATATAGTCTCACATTACACCATCTTAACGAAGTACAATATTTGGGCATAAGACTAACAGAAGTACATATTGCCACTTACGGATTACAATAATTGTCTTTAAGAATAAGGAAGCAATGAATGTCTTTTAGACTATATCAATTCTACTAGGGTAGATCAAAGACACCATCCTCGAACTTGGAGGATTCACCACAAATTGGAGGAAGAAGTCCAAGTATCCTTGCCAAATGGCCTAGAAGCTCTTTAATGGCCGGATCCTACAATGTTGGGGAAAAAGGggaaaaatatgggttagtacaaaacacatgcactaagtatggttgttatgcataaaatcatcaatgcatgagaaaagacacaatttagtcaaaaacCATGCTTTATATTCAATAACTCAACAAGCACATATATGGATTATTATAAGTCCACACAACATGATATTAACCCAACACATAAGGAACCCAAatcaatacttgtgcaatgccaatAATAGAACCCCAAAACCCTATCCAAAGCTAAGCATCATATTAAGTCACTTATTATATACATAGAACATAACCTCATACCTTATCATAACATGTTTGCTTCATAAGTTCATATGTAACTTGACATACATAACATGACATCAACTTAGTTATACAACAACACTACTATGACAATCCCTTAGGATCCAACATGTGCAATGAGTaagagaagtcccataccctccctTACCCTATGTAGTAACCTTCAAGACGAGCCCTAATAATAGTTCACATACTTGACTTATTCATTTACCATATTATAAGAAAGATAATACAATAACCGACATGATACCATGTGAgttacatggaatccggtgttctcCTCCCACACAAAAAAGAGAGGGCTAACACTTTCCTAAGGTGTAACCAATCTTACATAGCTATATAGGTGTATCCACTAACCTATAGTCCTCTGTAGGCACAcagttaagggtcaaggagattgttactaaAAATCTTGACTTACTAATGTGGAggttccatctcatgagacaacacatattgTAGAAATCCTGACTTGCAAAACATGAAGAAACCCATATAGGAGGCCGGACTTGCTAAACATGGGACATCCATCtcatttatatgttttagtGCTAAGcatttattccctttagtaacCATCATACTCATTATACAAGATCAAATTAGTCTCTTCAATACCCCTATGTGAACATCTTATTATAATAGCTCATAGGTATTTATAAGTGAGAAGTaccctttcactttagaaaccaCATACTAGTGAGTAAATCTTTCACTTAACGCTTCATTATAACATGAGAACCTActtttaatcatataataatcataccaTAAGATACTTTCATATTTCATAATCAATTCAATAgtctagggttaaggatgaggaatacTTGCTATCAACATCACAACCGCACATTAGACATAGAAGCATCATAATCTAAGTAACTATACTTCATAATTGAATTAGAGAAGAATCAACCTTCATACCTTCTTGCCTTTTTCATTGTATCCATACTTCAATTAACAAAGAATACATAGCAAATGAATAATTaaggtaaattcaagaagcAATTACATAATAAACATCAATGTAGTCAATCAACATAGTCATCCGCTTCACAATTCAACTTATaaattcaaggttttcatgaaattggaGGAAGACATGGGTCCATGGGACTATTGAgtgaataaaaagaattaaccatgaatatatacttaaacaacattaattgaccataattcatcacaatttattcctaatttcatttttcaaaaaagaccTATGTGTAGAGAAAAACCCTAGTTTAGGGAAGTTTGAAAATctctttgaaaggacctcttggggaatgTAATCCCAAGAGTAAAATAAAACATACCTTAATTAAGACTTTAACTTCCAATTTGTGTAGAAAAACTTGGGAATtctgtcttcttcttcaagcttcaaaGCTTCTTCAATGAAGGTTAAATATAGAGAGGAAGTAGAGAAAGGTGACcgattttgggttttgatttggagatCTGATTTAAGTGAGCAAATTTGAgggaaaaataattgaaaatcaatGTATAGACCTCTAATGAAATAACCtaaagacccctcacttaagttgaccatttaatgaagtcaaacaAATTCAGATTTTCATCGGGAAATAAGTCCGCGACGCGGAGCTGCTTCCGcaagattttctaaattaatttttgagacaGAAGAGTCCACGACGTTCCCGTGTTGCATACCAAGATTTTTGGTCCAAGTGGGACCTAGTTTGCCACCCGGAAAAATTTCAGCCAAGTGCAATTTTGGCTAAGTTTGGGGTCCCTTTGTGGACCCCTAGGGCGATCCTCGGTGGGTCTGACTTGGAAATTTTcaccatatatatatgtatatgatttttCCTATTAAAGTTATTTCACAAGTTTTATACTTCATACAACACCTCCAAGCCTTCACGAAACCTAAGGACGTTTTACTAGTTCAATTGCACTAGCTTCTGGACGTCGTGGATATTTCTTAATGTCTTGACTCTAACATTTCCTATCTAAATTTACATTTATTTAGGCTTAGAAATAGTGGTTTAAGATTTAGTTCATCATGTGAGGCTCAATATTAGGTCTTGGACTTTCGGAGTGTCACATTATCCCTCTTAGAAACATTCGTCCCCCAATGACACAAATTTTTTGGTAGGGAGAGGACaaactcaatactagcagcccaaccaacaacataaaacaataatgagtcacaactcatagcattaattcaaaaatccattcaacacataacatgtcatttaCACATAGAAACTCGAAGCACAATTTACTTCATATAAGATCTCAAATTCACCACATGAGGAACTACCATGAGCTCAACATAACATCAAGAGCCACTTATGCACAACTTCTTTTCAAGGTTCATTAACATGATCAATACcatttcataaaatcaactatacacaaaatcacaaataagtttaagttaagcaaaaaagcatatatacaagaaaactcattttagcAAGATTCTTTTACCACAGTTATGCACATCTTAACAAATCAAGTCAAACTCAAcattattaattagttaatttttagGAGGATTACTAGCCTCAACTTTGGCTAGAATTTTGAGGAAAGTAGTGAGAATAATGGGACTTCATGTCAGCCTCGGCCTCCGATGTCGCTCCCTCAATAAGGTGATTTCTCCATAAGACTTTTACGGACaccacctccttgttcctcaacttcttgacttggcgATCTAGAATTTCCACCAATACCTCTTCATAGGAAATAATCTCATCCACACGTTACCCTTCAATGGGGAGGATGGATAcgggatcaccaatacacttcttTAACATGAAGACCTGAAATACTGGATGAACCAaagctagttcactaggtagtCTCAACTCATATGAAACCTTTCCGACCCGTTGCACTATTTCATAAGGACCCACATATCAAGGACTTAGCTTTCCTTTTTTtccgaatctcatcacccctttcataggtgaactATTGAAGTACACCTTATCCTCTTCTTCAAATTCTAggtctcttcttctattgtcggcataGGACTTTTTCCCACTATAGGCTAATTTCAACTGATTCCTTATCATCTGAACCTTCTCTAaagtttcatatattatttcaagACCAAGTAATGAATACTCACTAATCTCGAACTACCCAACCGAAGACCTACATCGCCTACCATAGAGTTCTTCAAAAGGTTCCATTTAAATACTCGAATgttagctattattataggagaactcaatcTACGGTAGGTGATCATACCAATTGCATTTGAAATCTATCACACATGCTCTCAAAATGTCTtctagggtttgaatagtacactCCGCTTGagcatccgtttggggatgaaaagcggaaCTTATCTCTTCCTGTGTACACAACCATTTTTGGAAAGATATCTAGAATCAAGATGTGAATTGAGCACCTCTATCTTAAATGATGGACGAAGGGATCCCATGTTAGCTCActatttcattaatatatattcttGCACAATCCTCcaccgaataagtagacttgatggGTATAAAGTGAGCGGATTTTGTCAAtctatccacaataacccaaattgagtcattttgTTTCTGGGTTTGAGGCAACCTAacaacgaagtccatattaatttctTCCCACTTTCAAGTAGGAACATCCATTTCTTAAATTAGAACAGTAGGCTTGTGATGGTCGattttcacttgttggcaatttggacacttggGAAACATGAGATTTTTTTGACACCCTATTCCTCAAATCATAAACATCcgatacatataatatattttggtaCCTTAGCACACCCCCACTAGGAGAAAGACTAATTCATCTTGCTAAGTACCAATTCCTTCATCTCTATCAATAGGGGATCAAGATATTGTTTAGACTgcacctcaaccaccaaaggCAATTCAGAATTATTGTGGACCACAAAAgaccaccatttggagaatgtTCCAACCGAACACCCAATAtatccaacctatgaacatattTCACTAAGTCTTTCTTGCCttcttctacatgagacacactacccgtGGTCATACGACTcaaagcatccgcaaccacattggccttgccggggtggtagagaacactcatgtcatcaATAATTCCGACCATCCTCTTTAtggagattcaactctttttgagtaaacacatattgaagacttttaggGTTGGTATAAACATctacgtgaacaccatacaagtaatgcctctaTATTTTCAAAGCGAACACTACAtccgctaattcaagatcatgagttggataatttttctcatgcaacttgagttgtctagaggcatagactactactttcccatgttgcataaggacacaccccaaacccactcgggatgcatcacaatataccacaaaaaACTTAGTGccctctggtaaagtcaacactgAGCGGAGGTAAGCTTATCCTTCAAAATTTGAAAGCTTCTTTCAGATGCCtttgaccactcaaatttcacactcttttgggtaaaggtagtcaaaggagaagcaatggacGTAAAACCGTCCACAAACCTCTTATAGTACCcggctaaacccaagaaacttctaatgttgGTTGGAGTAAATGGTCTAGGACAATTGTTAACTGCCTCAGTTTTCTTTGGATCGACCTGAATGCCCTCATttgagatgatatgaccaagaaattcCACCGATTCAACCAAAAACCATACttgctatacttggaaaataattggTGTTCCTTTAGGACTTGTAACACCACTATGAAATGACCCATACAATTAccctcatttttcgaatataccaatatatcatcaataaagaccaTCACAAAGGAATCTAGGTAGTTTTGGAAcacctattcattaggtccataaaagtCGCCGGGGAATTCGTGAGACCAACGGACATTACTAGGAACGCGTAGTGACCATACCTAGTTTGAAATGCCGTTTTAGGTATATCCTctcctctcaccctaagttagTGATACCCTGACCTTAAGTAAATATTAGATAAGTAgattgccccttggagttgataaaaaaagtcgtcaatccgagggagaggatactttttcttaatggtgactttattgagttggcgataatcaatcACATTTTAATAAGGGACCCatcttcttcttaacaaacaacaCAGCGAGCTCctcatggtgaaatactaggttgaataAACACCTTATCTAATAAGTCTTTGAGTTGGAGctttaactctttcaactcAACCAGATCCATTCAGTAATGAGGGATTGAAATGGGATTCGTATCCGATAACAAGTTAGTAGGAAATTCAATTTCCCATTAGGGAGAAATTTCGGGCAAATCATTCGGAAAGACTTCTAGAAATTCCCTTACTATAGGGTCTGACTCGATAGATGGAGTTTCAGAGTCTAGATCTTTGACTCTCAAAATATGATAAAGGCACAttttagagatcatttttcaAGCCTATAGATAAGAAATGATACGACCTATAGGCATAGAGTgaccccccttccactctaagacgggttcatttgggaattggAACTTGACTGCCCTTAATCTATAATATATGGAAGCAAAACAGGCATGCAACTAATCAATCTCAACCATATTAAGTTCTACCTAGTCAACcaaagtaactctattgggcaatgaTATAGGACAACCCCTAAAGATTCTTCTAGCCTCAACGGAGTCACCTACCGGGGTTGTAACTGAAAATAAATCATTCAAAATATCGGGTAGAACATCAAACTTTCTAGCTACTAGAGGATTTAAAAATGATAAGGTAGCACCGTGATCTAGTAAATTATAGACAACAATAGAGAacacttgtaacataccggtgACGAAATCGAGAGACtcctcttgttcacctctagcGCAGAAAGCATAGAAACAATTCCTTTTAGGAGCATCGGGACTGGGAGCACTTGCTTGTTCTTGAGAATTTTCTCTCCCTTGAAACTTTATCATAGGAGAATCCCTCTTCAtgtgaccactcttgccacaaccatAGAAATTTCGCTTACCAACTAAACATTTGCCTTCATGCTTCATACCACATTTAGTGCAAGGAGA
Coding sequences within it:
- the LOC138338490 gene encoding uncharacterized protein, with translation MNPPTFFGSKVEEDPQGFIDEVFKVLDAMGVSYRKKVELVASQLKDVVQVWLAMLIPSMDISRLMVHAEQIEEQKLKQFGREFKRTTANNGNSSKSTFQVHDKQRFKKRYPNKSHSTIPRVKQGRGSTPKPKEEKGIGPYLEKSPCTKCGMKHEGKCLVGKRNFYGCGKSGHMKRDSPMIKFQGRENSQEQASAPSPDAPKRNCFYAFCARGEQEESLDFVTGMLQVFSIVVYNLLDHGATLSFLNPLVARKFDVLPDILNDLFSVTTPVGDSVEARRIFRGCPISLPNRVTLVD